One window of Sulfurospirillum sp. 1612 genomic DNA carries:
- the dksA gene encoding RNA polymerase-binding protein DksA: MRKNEVKFFEDILNERKKQILKNIDESIRGITSLKQDDVGDEADHASVSTDRLIEEAINQQLTKELHEIDYSLGKIKGGTYGICEMCEEDISFQRLKVKPQAKYCITCREIMEKSANKN; the protein is encoded by the coding sequence ATGCGAAAAAATGAAGTTAAATTTTTTGAAGATATTTTAAACGAAAGAAAAAAACAGATACTTAAAAATATCGATGAATCCATAAGAGGTATTACCTCATTGAAGCAAGATGATGTAGGCGATGAAGCAGATCATGCTTCTGTTAGTACCGATCGCTTGATTGAAGAGGCAATTAACCAGCAGTTGACAAAAGAGTTACATGAGATAGATTACTCTTTGGGCAAAATCAAAGGTGGGACGTATGGTATTTGTGAAATGTGTGAGGAAGATATCAGTTTTCAAAGACTGAAAGTAAAACCTCAAGCAAAATATTGTATCACATGTCGTGAAATTATGGAAAAATCAGCAAATAAGAATTAA
- a CDS encoding tRNA dihydrouridine synthase, with the protein MKKIDFSQGITALAPLAGYTDLPFRSLVKKFDADLTFSEMISANALVHNSKKTFEMLRKSPLETPYIVQIAGSDLEVIKKAVEILNTIDGIDGIDLNCGCPVPKVVSQCAGSSLLQDLPLLQSVLETIKKHSNKEYLSAKVRLGFNEKIPEDIARACERAGVDFMSIHGRTRAGKYKAEVDYDAIRRAKAAVSIPVIANGDITSLQKANEVKKITGCKSIMIGRGAVGNPWIFYQLKNNLEFVNKDKIKEIVLEHYDNMIDFYGHKGVSIFRKHLHTYSKGFPAASAFRDTINRIEEIDAMRHHIDSFFS; encoded by the coding sequence ATTAAAAAGATAGATTTCAGTCAAGGCATCACCGCCTTGGCTCCACTCGCAGGATACACCGATCTTCCCTTTCGTTCGTTGGTGAAAAAATTCGATGCAGATTTGACATTTTCTGAGATGATTAGTGCCAATGCCCTCGTTCATAATTCAAAAAAAACCTTTGAAATGCTCAGAAAATCACCACTTGAGACACCTTATATCGTGCAAATTGCAGGTTCAGATTTGGAGGTCATCAAAAAAGCAGTGGAGATTTTAAACACCATCGATGGAATTGATGGCATTGATCTCAATTGTGGTTGCCCTGTCCCCAAAGTCGTCTCACAATGTGCAGGCTCCTCACTGCTGCAAGATTTACCACTATTGCAAAGTGTGTTGGAAACGATTAAAAAACATTCAAACAAAGAATATTTAAGTGCAAAAGTTCGTTTGGGATTTAATGAAAAGATTCCAGAAGACATTGCACGAGCTTGTGAGCGTGCAGGGGTAGATTTTATGAGCATACACGGGAGAACAAGAGCAGGGAAATATAAGGCCGAAGTGGATTATGATGCGATCCGAAGAGCTAAAGCTGCGGTCTCGATTCCGGTGATTGCCAATGGAGATATCACCAGTCTCCAAAAGGCCAATGAGGTCAAAAAAATAACCGGTTGCAAATCTATCATGATAGGCCGAGGGGCGGTGGGTAATCCTTGGATATTTTATCAACTCAAAAATAATCTTGAATTTGTCAATAAAGATAAAATCAAAGAGATTGTCTTGGAACATTATGACAATATGATAGATTTTTATGGGCACAAAGGGGTGAGTATCTTCCGAAAACATTTGCATACGTATTCCAAAGGCTTTCCTGCCGCATCAGCTTTTAGAGACACTATCAATAGAATTGAAGAGATCGATGCGATGCGACATCATATCGATAGCTTTTTCTCCTAG
- a CDS encoding glutamate synthase subunit beta, whose amino-acid sequence MQDFINVERISARKRDSSDRIGDFHEIYEIFNKEDAAIQANRCIQCGDPYCHNKCPLHNYIPYWLKSTSEMDLKLSFKLSNESNPFPEITGRICPHDRLCEGDCTLNDGHGAITIGNIETFISEEGFKKGMKPEFPGITTDKKVAIVGSGPAGIAAATYLLRSGIAVDMYEKDARAGGLLTYGIPSFKLDKEIVARRIKWLVDAGMNLHLNTNVGVDLSFDELASTHDSIFMATGAQNSNKAKITNENAEGVFMALDYLRNSQHLLFNEKSDEKYHVKGKKVIVIGGGDTAMDCVRTAIRQNAKEVTCIYRRDKYNMPGSKKEFKNAREEGVRFIYNASPKEIVVNSENQAIGMVLQRTVLGEKDSSGRARVEIVKGNEFKEDATVIIFALGFSATNTDFFSSNGIETNKYGNILVAPNHQTSKIGVYAGGDCKRGSHLVVTAAKDGKEAAAQIIKDLLN is encoded by the coding sequence ATGCAAGATTTTATAAACGTAGAGCGAATATCAGCAAGGAAAAGAGACAGTAGTGATAGAATTGGAGATTTCCATGAAATCTATGAAATCTTTAATAAAGAAGATGCGGCGATTCAAGCCAATAGATGTATCCAATGTGGAGATCCTTATTGCCATAATAAATGTCCATTGCATAACTATATCCCTTATTGGTTAAAATCGACCAGTGAAATGGATTTGAAGTTATCCTTTAAACTCTCCAATGAATCCAATCCCTTCCCTGAAATCACAGGAAGAATCTGTCCTCATGATAGACTTTGTGAGGGAGATTGTACGCTCAATGACGGGCATGGTGCGATTACGATTGGTAATATCGAAACATTTATCTCTGAAGAGGGATTTAAAAAGGGAATGAAACCAGAATTTCCTGGAATTACGACTGATAAAAAAGTAGCCATTGTAGGCTCAGGACCTGCGGGTATTGCCGCAGCTACTTATTTATTGAGAAGTGGAATAGCTGTAGATATGTATGAAAAAGATGCACGAGCAGGCGGACTTTTGACCTATGGCATTCCTAGTTTCAAGCTGGATAAAGAGATTGTAGCCCGACGTATCAAATGGCTGGTAGATGCAGGGATGAATCTACATCTTAATACTAATGTGGGAGTGGATTTGAGCTTTGATGAGCTGGCGAGTACTCATGATAGTATCTTTATGGCAACAGGAGCACAAAATTCTAATAAAGCCAAAATCACTAACGAAAATGCCGAGGGTGTTTTCATGGCCCTTGATTATTTGAGAAATTCACAGCACCTGCTTTTTAACGAAAAAAGTGATGAAAAATATCATGTCAAAGGCAAAAAAGTCATCGTCATCGGAGGGGGTGATACCGCGATGGACTGTGTCAGAACAGCGATTCGTCAAAATGCCAAAGAAGTGACGTGTATTTATAGAAGAGATAAATACAATATGCCAGGGAGCAAAAAAGAGTTTAAAAATGCCAGAGAAGAGGGCGTACGATTTATCTATAATGCCAGTCCGAAGGAAATCGTGGTCAATAGTGAGAATCAAGCCATCGGTATGGTTTTACAACGCACGGTGTTAGGAGAAAAAGATAGCAGTGGTCGGGCGAGAGTAGAGATTGTCAAAGGCAATGAATTCAAAGAAGATGCGACGGTGATTATATTTGCCTTAGGGTTTTCTGCTACGAATACAGATTTCTTCTCATCCAATGGAATTGAGACGAATAAATATGGCAATATTTTAGTAGCACCCAATCATCAAACCAGTAAAATCGGCGTCTATGCAGGGGGCGATTGTAAACGGGGTAGCCATTTGGTAGTCACTGCAGCCAAAGATGGCAAAGAAGCAGCAGCACAAATTATCAAAGATTTGCTCAATTAG
- a CDS encoding inositol monophosphatase family protein codes for MQDFLNAAISANQEIAAHISAMNFEELCQTTSLGYGGDMSRQIDIMAENIFIKKLSSFGNIYSEECGFLDNNSAYDIFIDPIDGSNNFVSNFPYYGTSVALKYQSKHLAAVIVNLANGDLFIKDQKRFQKANLHNLVFHDIQCNLHATMGIFEKSYSLKTLYQTLEKNHIKYRSPGAIALSLAYAHQVNFVLFGGVARPYDIEAGMYMCNDLYMIKQDALLFISKDKETFDRMSGLFKEGS; via the coding sequence ATGCAAGATTTTTTAAACGCAGCGATTTCGGCAAATCAAGAGATTGCTGCGCACATTAGCGCCATGAATTTTGAGGAGCTGTGTCAAACGACAAGTTTGGGCTATGGTGGAGACATGAGCCGTCAGATTGATATTATGGCTGAGAATATTTTCATCAAGAAACTCTCTTCATTTGGTAATATCTATTCTGAAGAGTGTGGTTTTTTGGATAATAATAGTGCGTATGATATCTTTATCGACCCGATTGATGGAAGCAATAATTTTGTCTCAAATTTCCCCTATTATGGTACTTCTGTAGCGTTGAAATACCAATCAAAGCATCTGGCGGCCGTTATTGTTAATCTCGCCAATGGCGATCTTTTTATCAAAGACCAAAAGCGATTTCAAAAAGCCAACCTTCACAATCTAGTCTTTCATGATATCCAGTGCAACCTGCATGCCACCATGGGTATTTTTGAAAAATCTTACAGTCTAAAAACACTCTATCAAACATTAGAAAAAAATCATATCAAATACCGATCTCCCGGAGCCATTGCCCTCTCTTTAGCCTATGCCCATCAAGTAAATTTTGTACTCTTTGGCGGCGTAGCACGCCCTTATGATATTGAAGCTGGTATGTATATGTGTAACGATCTGTACATGATAAAACAAGATGCGCTCTTATTTATAAGTAAAGATAAGGAAACTTTTGATAGAATGAGCGGATTATTTAAAGAAGGCAGTTAA
- a CDS encoding fatty-acid--CoA ligase produces the protein MGIKRYVLLSIIYLLAVGLYVYSFNGSNYALNIYTFSLNLPIAVWIVIPAIFLFLASIAHLTYYNIKDFFYKRAIKKDFDTFINVSKGSILGEKSNLKFKTDFFKIPGFVLSTLNYAKKCDVETLENEELKEYYYLVDKIRAGEIQDLKKYKISETNELFIANEKNKLKEDPKYAMTILKKCDSLDDELCKSAYYEVLKIASFAEIKKYPFAIDKDIFRKMMERYLDPEDDFEIDIDSIKQMLEQFNATSEDYLELAEEIRIKLSPDELIDLFGKLYNEKGQIAANAYLFTLYELQMIDKVREILEDSEEEDFLKFKTLLFLRDHGRNINTIKFLKV, from the coding sequence ATGGGAATCAAGCGTTATGTGTTGTTATCGATTATATATTTATTGGCCGTAGGACTTTATGTTTATAGTTTTAATGGAAGTAATTATGCTCTAAACATTTATACATTTTCTTTAAATTTACCGATAGCAGTATGGATTGTGATACCCGCAATTTTCTTATTTTTAGCTTCGATTGCACATTTGACCTATTATAATATCAAAGACTTTTTTTACAAAAGAGCTATCAAAAAAGACTTTGACACATTTATAAACGTATCAAAAGGATCTATTCTTGGAGAAAAAAGTAATCTAAAATTTAAAACAGATTTTTTTAAAATTCCGGGTTTTGTGCTTTCTACCTTGAACTATGCAAAAAAATGTGACGTTGAAACACTGGAAAATGAAGAGTTAAAAGAGTATTACTATCTTGTTGATAAAATTCGTGCAGGAGAGATTCAAGATCTGAAAAAATACAAAATTTCAGAGACCAATGAACTCTTTATTGCCAATGAGAAAAACAAATTAAAAGAAGATCCAAAATATGCGATGACCATACTCAAAAAATGCGATAGTTTGGATGATGAGTTATGCAAAAGCGCTTATTATGAAGTACTAAAAATCGCTTCATTTGCTGAAATCAAAAAATATCCTTTTGCTATTGATAAAGATATTTTTAGAAAGATGATGGAGCGTTATTTAGATCCTGAAGATGATTTTGAAATTGATATTGATTCCATTAAGCAGATGTTAGAGCAATTTAATGCAACCAGTGAAGATTATCTTGAACTGGCTGAAGAGATTCGTATCAAACTCTCACCTGATGAGTTGATTGACCTATTTGGTAAATTGTACAATGAAAAAGGACAAATTGCGGCCAATGCTTATCTCTTTACTTTATATGAACTCCAAATGATTGATAAGGTACGTGAAATTCTTGAAGATTCTGAAGAAGAAGATTTCTTGAAATTTAAAACCCTTCTTTTCTTACGAGATCATGGAAGAAATATCAATACCATAAAATTTTTAAAGGTTTGA
- the gltB gene encoding glutamate synthase large subunit: MDLITGFKDNCGFGLLANINNIPTYQNTKDAILALERMMHRGAIAADGKSGDGSGLLFSLPTEFMKKEARKLNVDLPKQFAVAMVFMKDEKEKEIFTEICEKNDLKVILFRDVPIDTKALGEQALALLPNIVQIFVTPSSLIATKRFEALLYLSRKEIEKALATHEDFYIASFSSKVISYKGLVMPVYIKAFFLDLNDESFKTKFALFHQRFSTNTLPQWKLAQPFRMIAHNGEINSISANRFNIKARTRSLKSEVFSDEELQKLFPITRDDVSDSASLDHMFEFMIANGYDFFKTIRSLIPMPWQNAPHIDSELRSFYEYSSIHFDPWDGPAAVSFTDGRYIACVLDRNGLRPAKYIITKDERILISSEYGVLDIDDNDILEQGRLQSGQIIGIDLKYNKILKNDDIDDYIKRSKPYGTWLNENLTYLQEYVEMPFEHISDYEIEDLELKQRFFNITQEFKNMVISPMMQDGKEGVGSMGDDTPIAAFSKKQRNFTDYFKQKFAQVTNPPIDPIREKIVMSLNTGFGELSNILDELPKNSLRIKTISPILMQEKIEVLKSFGDINKPRFKESYKGKTFSTLFEDNLKGSLEDLAYDVVEAVVKEKVRLIYLDDRYVTDTKKPIPMTMCVGKINEVLLEHGVRDLVSVVAITGEALDSHSCACMIGFGASAIYPYMLYATVLAASKEKDLSIYETKTNLKNVNIALNQGLLKIMSKMGISTISSYRNSALFDTIGLSEEITENCFNGVHALLPGLGFDDIEARLNTIHKEAYSVNLNKRLFPLELGGFYKYLDKSEYHDYSPNVVHAIHKMAESGTREDYDAFASMINHREKKMIRDFLRFKSDREPIDIEKVEPIEEIFKRFNSAAMSLGSISPEAHEALAEAMNRIGAMSNCGEGGEDSQRLKSNKNSKIKQIASGRFGVTPEYLRSASEIQIKVAQGAKPGEGGQLPGHKVSPLIAKLRYTIPGVTLISPPPHHDIYSIEDLAQLIFDLKQVNPDATITVKLVSTAGVGTIAAGVAKAYADKIIISGGDGGTGAAPLGSIKFAGNPWEIGLSEAHNALKANHLRSKVHLQTDGGLKTGVDIVKAALLGAESYAFGTVALTLLGCKILRICHLNRCSVGVATQNEKLREFFIGNADKLVNFFTYIAQDVREILAKLGYEKLDDIIGRSDLLDVIDDEFAKKFDFSSILMRVEGDNIYEGLPNDPFDKNEFEKEILREIYKVIENPEQLIVVNRTIKNTNRSFGALISGEIAKYYGNTGLKDNSIILKLNGTAGQSLGAFLTNGVSINLVGSANDYVGKGMNGGKIVITPAVQKEDYACAGNTCLYGATGGKLFVAGVVGERFCVRNSGAKAVVEGTGDHACEYMTGGVVVILGNTGVNFGAGMTGGIAFVYDKSRDFIDKLNQELVVAVRVDIDEMDEAKHFLKKLIRTHIDETDSMKAKHIIEDFRHNVRDFWMVMPKDMTKIPLNPQEGD, encoded by the coding sequence ATGGATCTTATAACAGGGTTTAAAGATAACTGCGGTTTTGGACTTCTTGCAAATATTAATAATATTCCTACATATCAGAATACAAAAGATGCCATTCTTGCTTTAGAGCGGATGATGCATCGGGGCGCGATTGCGGCGGATGGAAAGAGTGGTGATGGTAGTGGATTATTGTTCTCTTTGCCGACAGAATTTATGAAAAAAGAAGCAAGAAAATTAAATGTAGATTTACCAAAACAGTTTGCTGTTGCGATGGTTTTTATGAAAGATGAGAAGGAAAAAGAGATTTTTACGGAAATCTGTGAAAAAAATGACTTAAAAGTGATTTTGTTCAGAGATGTGCCTATTGACACAAAAGCACTAGGAGAACAAGCCTTAGCCCTTTTGCCTAACATTGTACAAATTTTTGTAACCCCATCATCCTTGATAGCAACCAAACGATTTGAAGCCCTTTTATACCTTAGCAGAAAAGAGATTGAAAAAGCACTGGCGACACATGAAGATTTTTATATTGCATCATTTTCCAGCAAAGTGATTTCTTATAAAGGCCTCGTGATGCCTGTTTATATCAAAGCCTTTTTCTTGGATCTCAATGATGAAAGTTTTAAAACAAAATTTGCACTCTTTCATCAAAGATTTTCTACCAATACCTTGCCACAGTGGAAATTAGCACAACCTTTTAGGATGATTGCCCATAATGGTGAAATCAACTCAATTTCCGCAAATCGTTTCAATATCAAAGCACGAACCCGCTCATTAAAAAGTGAAGTCTTCTCAGATGAAGAGTTGCAGAAATTATTTCCAATTACCAGAGATGATGTGAGTGACAGCGCGAGTTTGGATCATATGTTCGAATTTATGATTGCCAATGGTTATGACTTTTTCAAAACCATTCGATCGCTCATCCCAATGCCTTGGCAAAATGCACCGCATATCGATAGTGAATTACGCTCTTTTTATGAGTACTCTAGTATCCACTTTGATCCATGGGATGGTCCAGCAGCAGTCTCTTTTACAGATGGTAGATATATCGCGTGTGTGTTGGATAGAAATGGCTTGCGTCCTGCGAAATACATCATCACTAAAGATGAACGTATCTTGATCTCAAGTGAGTATGGTGTCCTTGATATTGATGATAATGACATCCTAGAACAAGGCCGTTTACAAAGTGGTCAAATCATTGGAATCGATTTAAAATACAACAAGATACTAAAAAATGATGATATTGATGATTATATTAAACGCTCCAAACCTTATGGTACTTGGCTTAACGAAAATCTAACCTATTTACAAGAGTATGTTGAGATGCCTTTTGAGCATATTAGTGATTATGAAATCGAAGATTTAGAATTAAAACAACGTTTTTTTAACATCACACAAGAATTCAAAAATATGGTCATTAGCCCAATGATGCAAGATGGCAAAGAGGGTGTTGGCTCTATGGGTGATGATACGCCAATCGCTGCATTTAGCAAAAAACAAAGAAATTTTACGGACTATTTTAAACAAAAATTTGCACAAGTGACCAACCCTCCGATAGATCCAATTAGAGAAAAAATCGTCATGAGTTTAAATACGGGATTTGGTGAACTGAGCAATATCTTAGATGAATTACCAAAGAATTCACTGCGCATCAAAACCATTTCTCCTATTTTGATGCAAGAGAAAATTGAAGTCTTAAAGTCCTTTGGCGATATCAACAAGCCAAGATTCAAAGAGAGCTATAAAGGTAAAACATTTTCGACACTTTTTGAAGATAACCTCAAAGGTAGTTTGGAAGATTTGGCATATGATGTGGTAGAAGCCGTGGTCAAAGAAAAAGTACGATTGATTTATCTTGATGACCGCTACGTCACCGATACAAAAAAACCCATTCCGATGACTATGTGTGTGGGTAAAATCAATGAAGTCCTCTTAGAACATGGGGTGAGAGATTTGGTGAGTGTTGTCGCGATAACCGGAGAGGCATTGGATTCTCATTCGTGTGCTTGTATGATTGGATTTGGTGCGAGTGCTATTTATCCTTATATGTTATATGCAACAGTACTTGCCGCATCTAAAGAGAAAGATTTAAGTATATATGAGACCAAAACAAATCTCAAAAATGTCAATATTGCACTGAATCAAGGCTTATTGAAAATCATGTCAAAAATGGGAATTTCTACTATATCTTCGTATCGAAATTCAGCACTTTTTGATACGATTGGACTCTCTGAAGAGATCACTGAAAACTGTTTTAATGGAGTGCATGCCCTCTTGCCAGGACTTGGTTTTGATGACATCGAAGCACGATTGAACACCATTCATAAAGAGGCATATAGTGTGAATCTCAACAAGCGATTATTTCCGCTAGAATTGGGAGGCTTTTATAAATATTTGGATAAAAGTGAATATCATGATTACAGTCCTAATGTGGTGCATGCTATTCATAAAATGGCAGAGAGCGGTACTCGAGAAGATTATGATGCTTTTGCCAGCATGATTAATCATCGTGAAAAGAAGATGATTCGAGACTTTTTGAGATTCAAATCTGATCGTGAGCCTATCGATATCGAAAAAGTAGAACCGATAGAAGAGATTTTCAAACGATTTAATTCCGCTGCTATGAGTTTGGGTTCTATTTCTCCTGAAGCACATGAAGCCTTGGCTGAAGCGATGAACCGCATTGGTGCGATGTCAAACTGTGGTGAAGGTGGTGAAGATTCACAGCGTCTAAAATCAAATAAAAATTCAAAAATCAAACAAATTGCATCGGGTCGTTTTGGTGTCACACCAGAATACCTAAGAAGTGCGAGTGAGATACAAATTAAAGTAGCACAAGGAGCAAAACCAGGAGAAGGAGGACAGCTTCCCGGTCACAAAGTTTCTCCTTTGATTGCCAAATTAAGATATACGATTCCGGGTGTGACATTGATCTCGCCACCGCCTCATCATGATATCTATTCTATTGAAGATTTAGCACAGCTGATTTTTGATCTCAAGCAAGTAAATCCAGATGCCACTATCACCGTAAAATTGGTTTCCACAGCGGGTGTGGGTACGATTGCCGCGGGTGTTGCAAAAGCATATGCGGATAAGATTATTATCTCAGGGGGTGATGGCGGAACGGGAGCGGCACCGTTGGGCTCTATCAAATTTGCAGGAAATCCTTGGGAGATTGGACTGAGTGAAGCACACAATGCCCTCAAAGCCAATCATCTAAGAAGCAAAGTACATTTGCAAACCGATGGTGGCTTGAAAACAGGTGTTGATATTGTCAAAGCAGCACTTTTAGGAGCGGAGAGTTATGCTTTTGGTACGGTAGCTCTCACCCTTCTTGGTTGTAAAATCCTGCGTATTTGTCATCTCAATCGATGTTCTGTTGGTGTGGCGACACAAAATGAAAAGCTACGAGAATTTTTTATAGGCAATGCTGATAAATTGGTCAATTTCTTTACTTATATTGCCCAAGATGTTAGAGAGATACTCGCAAAACTCGGGTACGAAAAGCTTGATGATATTATTGGTCGTAGCGATTTGTTAGATGTGATTGATGATGAATTTGCGAAGAAATTCGATTTTTCATCTATTTTGATGCGTGTTGAGGGAGATAATATTTATGAGGGACTTCCCAATGATCCCTTTGATAAAAATGAATTTGAAAAAGAGATTTTGCGAGAGATTTACAAAGTCATCGAAAATCCAGAGCAACTCATCGTTGTCAATCGAACGATTAAAAATACAAATCGGAGTTTTGGAGCACTCATCAGTGGTGAGATTGCAAAATATTATGGCAATACGGGATTAAAAGATAACAGTATTATTTTGAAATTAAACGGTACAGCAGGTCAATCTCTCGGTGCTTTCTTGACCAATGGTGTCTCGATTAATCTGGTTGGTTCTGCCAATGATTATGTCGGTAAAGGGATGAATGGGGGTAAGATTGTCATTACTCCAGCGGTACAAAAAGAAGATTATGCCTGTGCGGGTAATACCTGTTTGTATGGAGCAACGGGTGGTAAATTGTTTGTAGCCGGTGTTGTAGGAGAGCGATTTTGTGTCAGAAATTCTGGTGCCAAAGCTGTCGTCGAAGGTACCGGAGATCATGCGTGTGAATATATGACCGGTGGTGTGGTTGTGATACTAGGAAATACGGGTGTAAACTTTGGCGCAGGGATGACTGGAGGAATCGCTTTTGTTTATGATAAGAGTCGTGATTTTATCGACAAACTGAATCAAGAGTTAGTCGTAGCGGTTCGTGTTGATATCGACGAAATGGATGAAGCCAAACACTTTTTGAAAAAATTGATTCGAACACATATTGATGAAACTGACAGTATGAAAGCCAAACACATTATTGAAGATTTTAGACACAATGTGCGAGATTTTTGGATGGTAATGCCAAAAGATATGACGAAGATTCCATTGAATCCACAAGAAGGAGATTGA
- a CDS encoding 23S rRNA (pseudouridine(1915)-N(3))-methyltransferase RlmH, whose translation MKINVYTIEKTKSKSVEHLIDEYQKMIKKHAQVADTTLFNKEIALSQTRGEKESRKAYTKVYEPYLKGYNVALDVRGKEMDSFEFSALFEGHSNINFFIGGAYGLEQDFLDKTQKVISLSKLTYAHKIAKVVLFEQIYRGLCIKANHPYHK comes from the coding sequence ATGAAAATCAACGTTTACACGATAGAAAAGACGAAGAGTAAATCGGTAGAACATCTGATTGATGAATATCAAAAGATGATTAAAAAGCATGCGCAAGTTGCCGATACTACTTTATTTAATAAAGAGATTGCGCTATCTCAAACTCGAGGAGAAAAGGAGTCAAGAAAAGCCTATACGAAAGTGTATGAGCCCTATTTGAAAGGTTATAATGTCGCATTGGATGTTCGTGGAAAAGAGATGGACAGTTTTGAATTTAGTGCTCTGTTTGAGGGCCATTCAAATATTAATTTTTTCATTGGGGGAGCGTATGGTTTGGAGCAAGATTTTTTGGATAAAACTCAAAAAGTCATCAGCTTAAGTAAGCTGACATATGCCCATAAGATAGCGAAGGTAGTATTATTTGAGCAGATTTATAGAGGACTTTGCATCAAAGCAAATCATCCCTATCATAAATAA
- the accD gene encoding acetyl-CoA carboxylase, carboxyltransferase subunit beta, translating to MKFSEIFGNFRKTQPSRDEAPQHWVKCKQCQSLMYYKEVENQLSVCPKCGFHFRIGISKRIEQIADADTFVELDSNIAPVDPLKFVDKKSYKKRIQEAQAKTNRTSSLVSGVCEIHGVAVQLVVFDFSFMGGSLGSVEGEKIVRATKRAIKNKQGLVIVSASGGARMQESTFSLLQMSKTSAAIKELANHKLPYISILTDPTMGGVSASFAWLGDIIIAEPGALVGFAGQRVIKQTIGAELPEGFQRSEFLLEHGLIDMIVKRSELKKTISDLLVFLQSDKKDFELKLKGPVDENQRLHDRKDEE from the coding sequence ATGAAATTTAGTGAGATTTTTGGTAATTTTCGCAAGACACAACCTTCTCGGGACGAAGCACCACAGCATTGGGTTAAATGTAAGCAGTGCCAGTCTTTGATGTATTATAAAGAAGTAGAAAATCAATTAAGCGTATGCCCAAAATGTGGTTTTCACTTTAGAATTGGTATATCAAAACGAATTGAGCAAATTGCAGATGCTGATACATTTGTTGAGCTAGATTCTAATATTGCACCGGTTGATCCTTTGAAATTTGTGGATAAAAAATCCTACAAAAAACGGATACAAGAGGCTCAAGCCAAGACAAATAGAACTTCTTCATTGGTATCTGGCGTTTGTGAGATTCATGGAGTCGCGGTACAACTTGTGGTCTTTGATTTTAGTTTTATGGGTGGAAGCTTAGGTTCGGTAGAGGGTGAAAAAATTGTACGAGCTACAAAGCGTGCTATCAAAAATAAACAAGGTTTGGTCATTGTCAGTGCGAGTGGTGGTGCGAGGATGCAGGAGAGTACTTTTTCATTACTCCAAATGTCTAAAACATCAGCTGCCATTAAAGAGCTGGCCAATCACAAATTGCCGTATATCTCAATTCTGACTGATCCGACGATGGGTGGGGTAAGTGCCTCTTTTGCGTGGTTGGGTGATATTATCATCGCAGAACCCGGAGCATTGGTAGGATTTGCAGGTCAGCGTGTTATCAAACAAACCATTGGAGCAGAGTTGCCTGAAGGGTTCCAAAGATCAGAATTTTTACTAGAACATGGCTTGATTGATATGATTGTAAAAAGAAGTGAACTGAAAAAAACAATTTCAGATCTTTTAGTTTTCCTTCAAAGCGATAAAAAAGATTTTGAGTTAAAATTAAAGGGTCCGGTTGATGAAAATCAACGTTTACACGATAGAAAAGACGAAGAGTAA